In one window of Romboutsia hominis DNA:
- the nifJ gene encoding pyruvate:ferredoxin (flavodoxin) oxidoreductase, with protein sequence MGKIKKTMDGNAAAAYVSYAYTEVAAIFPITPSSNMAESVDDWSAKGLKNIFNQKVNVVEMQSEAGAAGVFHGSLQSGALTTTYTASQGLLLMIPNMYKVSGELLPGVFHVSARALAAQALSIFGDHQDVMAARQTGCVMLASGSVQEVADLAPVAHLAAIKGRLPFIHFFDGFRTSHEIQKIEVLEYSDYANLLDKKALQEFRNRALSPNHPVARGTAQNPDIYFQTREASNKYYEEIVPIVENYMNKIGELTGRQYGLFNYYGAEDAKEILIAIGSVTEAIEETIDELNAKGEKYGLVKVHLFRPFSKEHLLKVIPKSVNKICVLDRTKEPGAIGEPLYLDVRAVYYGQENAPMIIGGRYGLGSKDVTPTDIKAIFDNLVCDNPKDQFTVGIVDDVTHKSLEVKEELKVVKQGTINCKFWGLGSDGTVGANKQAIKIIGDNTDKYVQAYFAYDSKKSGGVTMSHLRFGDEPIRSTYLIDSADYIACHNQSYVTQYDLLKGLKSNGTFVLNTIWDEKELEEHLPAKMKNYLAKNNIDFYTVNATKIAQEIGLGNRINMIMQSAFFKLANIIPEEEATKYLKSSISNAYGKKGEKVVNMNYEAVEQGKSALVKINIPDSWANATDSEEHHENEPEFIREILRPMNAQEGDSLPVSAFNGIEDGTFPAGTAAYEKRGIGINVPEWILENCIQCNQCSYICPHSTIRPFLLNEEEVNNAPETFRTKKAVGKAFGGLQYRMQVDTMDCTGCGNCADICPAKDKALVMKPLDTQIDAEIPNWDYAVSKVSYKGDLVTANNVKDSQFRTPLIEFSGACAGCGETAYIKLVTQLYGDRMMIANATGCSSIWGGSAPSIPYTVNHEGKGPAWANSLFEDNAEFGYGMYLGVKQIRLKLRDLMEELVASEESNEYKDVFENWINTMNDGEASKEASKKVIEVIENKSFSGKAKELVDEIKARKDYLVKRSQWIVGGDGWAYDIDYGGLDHVLASGEDVNVLVFDTEIYSNTGGQASKSTPLSAMAKFAASGKRSKKKDLGMMAMSYGNVYVAQVSMGADKNQLIKAVMEAEKYDGPSLIIAYAPCISHGLKEGMGRSVHNEAEAVASGYWHLYRYNPELKKENKNPFNLDSKEPKGNVRDFIMGQVRYSAIAKQFPDVAEELFTQLEENIQERYETYKRLAGK encoded by the coding sequence ATGGGAAAAATAAAGAAAACTATGGATGGAAATGCAGCAGCAGCATATGTATCATATGCTTATACTGAGGTAGCTGCAATATTTCCAATAACACCATCATCAAATATGGCAGAATCAGTGGATGATTGGTCAGCTAAAGGTTTAAAAAATATATTTAATCAAAAAGTAAATGTTGTTGAAATGCAATCTGAGGCAGGAGCAGCAGGAGTATTTCATGGATCACTACAATCAGGAGCATTAACTACTACTTATACAGCATCACAAGGATTGCTTCTTATGATACCTAATATGTATAAAGTATCAGGAGAGTTGCTTCCAGGAGTATTCCATGTAAGTGCTCGTGCCTTAGCAGCCCAAGCATTATCAATATTTGGTGATCATCAAGATGTTATGGCAGCACGCCAAACTGGATGTGTAATGTTAGCATCAGGGTCAGTTCAAGAGGTAGCAGACTTAGCACCCGTAGCTCATTTAGCAGCAATAAAAGGAAGACTTCCTTTTATACATTTCTTTGATGGATTTAGAACATCACATGAAATACAAAAAATAGAAGTACTTGAGTACTCAGACTATGCAAACTTACTAGACAAAAAGGCATTGCAAGAATTTAGGAATAGAGCTTTATCTCCAAATCATCCTGTAGCTCGTGGTACAGCTCAAAATCCTGATATATATTTCCAAACAAGAGAAGCAAGTAATAAGTATTATGAAGAAATAGTTCCGATAGTAGAAAATTATATGAATAAAATTGGCGAATTAACAGGTAGACAATATGGATTATTTAACTACTACGGAGCAGAAGATGCAAAAGAAATATTAATAGCAATAGGTTCAGTAACTGAGGCTATTGAAGAAACTATAGATGAATTAAATGCAAAAGGCGAGAAATATGGACTGGTAAAAGTTCATTTATTTAGACCATTTAGTAAGGAACATTTATTAAAAGTAATTCCAAAGAGTGTTAACAAAATATGTGTACTAGATAGAACTAAAGAACCAGGTGCAATAGGAGAACCTCTGTATCTAGATGTACGTGCTGTATATTATGGACAAGAAAATGCTCCTATGATTATAGGTGGTAGATATGGACTTGGATCAAAGGATGTAACACCAACAGATATAAAAGCTATATTTGATAACTTAGTATGTGACAATCCAAAAGATCAATTTACAGTAGGAATAGTTGATGATGTAACTCATAAATCTTTAGAAGTTAAAGAAGAACTTAAAGTAGTAAAACAAGGAACTATAAATTGTAAGTTCTGGGGACTTGGATCAGATGGTACAGTTGGAGCAAATAAACAAGCTATAAAGATAATAGGAGATAATACAGATAAGTATGTTCAAGCATACTTTGCATATGATTCTAAAAAATCTGGTGGGGTAACTATGTCTCACTTAAGATTTGGAGATGAACCAATAAGATCTACTTATTTAATAGATAGTGCAGATTATATAGCTTGTCATAATCAATCATATGTAACTCAATATGATTTATTAAAAGGATTAAAATCAAATGGTACATTTGTATTAAATACAATATGGGATGAAAAAGAATTAGAAGAGCATTTACCAGCAAAGATGAAAAATTACTTAGCTAAAAATAATATAGACTTCTACACAGTCAATGCTACTAAAATAGCACAAGAAATTGGTCTTGGAAATAGAATAAATATGATAATGCAATCAGCATTCTTTAAATTAGCAAATATAATACCTGAAGAAGAGGCAACTAAATATTTAAAATCATCAATAAGTAATGCTTATGGTAAAAAGGGTGAAAAAGTTGTTAATATGAACTATGAAGCAGTAGAGCAAGGTAAGAGTGCTCTAGTAAAGATAAATATACCAGATTCATGGGCAAATGCAACAGATAGTGAAGAACATCATGAAAATGAGCCAGAATTTATAAGAGAAATATTAAGACCTATGAATGCCCAAGAAGGAGATTCTTTACCTGTAAGTGCATTTAATGGAATAGAAGATGGTACATTCCCAGCAGGAACCGCAGCTTATGAAAAACGTGGTATAGGAATTAATGTTCCAGAATGGATACTAGAAAACTGTATTCAATGTAATCAATGTTCATATATATGCCCTCATTCAACTATAAGACCATTCTTATTAAATGAAGAAGAAGTAAATAATGCACCTGAAACTTTCAGAACTAAAAAAGCTGTTGGAAAAGCATTTGGTGGTTTACAATATAGAATGCAAGTAGATACTATGGACTGTACAGGTTGTGGAAACTGTGCAGATATATGCCCAGCTAAAGACAAAGCATTAGTGATGAAACCTCTAGATACTCAGATAGATGCAGAAATACCAAACTGGGATTATGCAGTATCTAAAGTATCATATAAAGGAGATCTAGTTACTGCAAATAATGTAAAAGACTCTCAATTTAGAACTCCACTTATTGAGTTCTCAGGAGCTTGTGCAGGATGTGGAGAAACTGCTTATATAAAACTTGTAACACAATTATATGGAGATAGAATGATGATAGCAAATGCTACAGGATGTTCATCAATTTGGGGTGGTTCAGCACCTTCAATTCCATACACTGTAAATCATGAAGGAAAAGGTCCTGCATGGGCTAACTCATTATTTGAAGATAATGCAGAGTTTGGATATGGTATGTATTTAGGTGTAAAACAAATTAGATTAAAGTTACGTGACTTAATGGAAGAGTTAGTGGCTAGTGAAGAATCTAATGAGTATAAAGATGTATTTGAAAATTGGATAAATACTATGAATGATGGAGAAGCATCTAAAGAGGCTAGTAAAAAGGTTATAGAAGTTATAGAAAACAAATCATTTAGTGGAAAAGCTAAAGAATTAGTAGATGAAATTAAAGCTAGAAAAGATTATTTAGTTAAAAGATCTCAATGGATAGTAGGTGGAGATGGCTGGGCATATGATATTGATTATGGTGGACTTGATCATGTACTAGCATCAGGAGAAGATGTAAATGTATTAGTATTTGATACTGAGATATATTCAAATACAGGAGGACAAGCATCAAAGTCTACTCCATTATCAGCTATGGCTAAATTTGCTGCATCAGGTAAGAGATCTAAGAAAAAAGATTTAGGTATGATGGCTATGAGTTATGGAAATGTATATGTAGCACAAGTATCTATGGGTGCAGATAAAAATCAACTTATTAAAGCAGTAATGGAAGCTGAAAAATATGATGGGCCTTCATTAATAATAGCATATGCACCTTGTATATCTCACGGATTAAAAGAAGGTATGGGAAGAAGCGTTCATAATGAAGCAGAAGCAGTTGCTAGTGGATATTGGCATTTATATAGATACAACCCAGAACTTAAGAAAGAAAATAAAAATCCATTTAACTTAGATTCAAAAGAACCAAAAGGAAATGTAAGAGACTTTATAATGGGTCAAGTAAGATATTCTGCAATAGCTAAGCAATTCCCAGATGTAGCAGAGGAATTATTTACACAACTAGAAGAAAATATACAAGAAAGATATGAAACATATAAGAGACTAGCAGGGAAATAA
- the murJ gene encoding murein biosynthesis integral membrane protein MurJ, translated as MAKTTKKAAIILMIIILTSKVTGFLRDIVLARTFGAGHITDAYLTALNIPVVLFDGISASLGTTFIPMFFSIREKKGIDEVYKFTSNVLNIATVISMILIVIGILFAPYIVKIFAMGFKGEVLDLTISYSRILIFSMIFIAINGLITSFLVASGDVHISGLITIPFNIFVMIAIALGSITNSYFMVYGTLFAYISQLLFQIPFLFKHGYKYKFIIDLKDENIIKILYLILPVFLGSYVNQINTVVNRTLASTLDSGSITALNYANKLNMFAVGIIVISLSTVMYPILSKLASEKKIKAFKYNVSKSLNITLIAMMPIMVIVMGLSTPIVTLLFKHGSFNSKATELTSTALLYYSMGIVAYGLREILSKSFYSLQDTKTPVKNATVSVIINVILSIVLVKYMGIGGLALASSISAIATSVLLFISLRKKIGRIGMKNTIITFIKVAIASIIMGLIIKFSYYEIVNLGMNIFEKQKQLIAISCIGSTLIGLIIYIILTLIFNIRESKEVAYMIKSKFRQIIYKR; from the coding sequence ATGGCTAAAACAACAAAAAAAGCAGCTATTATCTTAATGATTATAATATTAACATCAAAAGTGACAGGTTTTTTAAGGGATATAGTACTAGCGAGGACATTTGGCGCAGGTCATATAACAGACGCATATCTTACAGCACTTAATATACCGGTAGTACTATTTGATGGTATAAGTGCATCTCTTGGAACAACATTTATACCAATGTTTTTTAGTATAAGAGAGAAAAAGGGAATAGATGAAGTATATAAGTTTACAAGTAATGTATTAAACATAGCAACTGTAATAAGTATGATATTAATCGTAATAGGAATATTATTTGCTCCATATATAGTTAAGATATTTGCTATGGGATTTAAAGGAGAGGTGTTAGATTTAACTATATCTTATTCTAGAATATTAATTTTTTCTATGATATTTATAGCTATAAATGGTTTAATAACATCTTTTTTAGTTGCATCAGGAGATGTTCATATATCAGGTTTAATAACGATACCATTTAATATATTTGTAATGATAGCAATAGCTTTAGGTTCAATAACAAATTCATATTTTATGGTATATGGTACTTTATTTGCATATATATCACAGCTTTTATTTCAGATACCATTTTTATTTAAACATGGATATAAGTATAAATTTATTATAGATTTAAAGGACGAAAATATAATAAAGATATTATATCTTATATTGCCAGTATTTCTAGGTTCTTATGTTAACCAAATAAATACAGTTGTTAATAGAACTTTAGCATCTACACTAGATTCTGGGAGTATAACAGCTCTAAACTATGCAAATAAGCTAAATATGTTTGCAGTAGGTATTATAGTAATATCTTTATCTACTGTAATGTATCCAATACTATCTAAATTAGCTAGTGAAAAAAAAATAAAAGCTTTTAAATATAACGTATCAAAATCTTTAAATATAACACTGATAGCTATGATGCCTATAATGGTTATAGTAATGGGATTATCAACACCTATAGTAACTTTGTTATTTAAACATGGATCATTTAACTCAAAAGCTACTGAATTAACATCAACAGCACTACTTTATTACTCTATGGGGATAGTTGCGTATGGATTAAGAGAGATACTTTCTAAATCATTTTATTCACTACAAGATACAAAAACCCCAGTAAAAAATGCAACTGTATCCGTTATAATAAATGTAATATTATCTATTGTCCTAGTTAAATATATGGGTATAGGTGGTCTTGCTTTAGCTAGTTCTATATCTGCTATAGCAACGTCTGTATTATTATTTATATCTCTTAGAAAAAAGATAGGAAGAATAGGTATGAAAAATACAATAATAACTTTTATAAAAGTAGCGATAGCATCAATTATTATGGGATTAATAATAAAATTTTCATACTATGAGATAGTTAATCTAGGAATGAATATTTTTGAAAAACAAAAACAACTTATAGCCATATCTTGTATAGGGTCTACATTAATTGGGTTAATTATATATATAATATTAACATTAATTTTTAATATAAGAGAATCAAAAGAAGTAGCGTATATGATTAAATCAAAGTTTAGACAAATTATTTATAAAAGATAG
- a CDS encoding NifU family protein — MREEVEKALVKVRPILQRDGGDVELIDVNDQGVVLVKLQGACKGCPGATMTLKAIIENLLVKEVKGVTQVIGI; from the coding sequence ATGAGAGAAGAGGTAGAAAAAGCATTAGTGAAAGTTAGACCAATTCTTCAAAGAGATGGTGGAGATGTAGAACTAATAGACGTTAATGACCAAGGAGTTGTATTAGTGAAGTTACAAGGAGCATGTAAAGGATGCCCAGGAGCAACAATGACATTAAAGGCTATTATTGAAAATTTACTTGTTAAGGAAGTTAAAGGTGTAACTCAAGTTATAGGAATATAA
- a CDS encoding ligand-binding sensor domain-containing protein produces the protein MKNKYIAGMILFITILILGDGYKVYGYDVHFTKISNKDGLSQSTAEVIIQDQKGYMWIGTNDGLNKYNGYDFKIYRHNQRSKSSIANNYIVSLQEDSNGDIWVGTANGLSKIDINTDKITNYFNDKESGNLSHNNIGDILMTKDGDIIVGTSDGLNLYNSEEDKFERILGGKEDLSSQYIRELEEDEYGNIWIGTKSGVDKLNTKNKKVYKYSIGEDVNKTIKDDIYALLYDDGYMWVGTFKNGLNKINIETNEIKKYTHDQNNSKSIPSNFIREVYKDSNDTLWVGTDRGLAKINEGKEFITYKNESTNYNSVSQDNVFDIIEDKSGLIWVGTYSGISIFDPKNKIIHYKNNPNDKNSLSENIVHGIYEDEDELLWVGTNSKGINIINRKNGDVSHLNRENTNYTLSDNSINDITGKEDKIYIGTRSGLNIIDKNDNSIIVYDKSNGLKEDDIRTVFIDSKDNLWVGTPNGISIINFKTNDIINLDEVLEKSGIESLFAKVIYEDKSGVYWIGCFIDNGLISIDPKSKEIKNYKYDKNDESSISSNTIRDINEDIYGDLWIGTSYGLNKLDKETGKFTTYTTEEGLSNDIVYGILNDYKGNLWLSTNSGLSRLNIKTKKIENFGITDGLQGGEFNGNALYKNKKEELIFGGINGLNIFHPSDINTEKYTPKVMFDNFEINGKKYNDINNMEFEHDENFINITLFLPDYRNTKNIQYYYMLEGTKEGWRKVESNDINYSNLDPGNYTLRVKARSYNGTITSENQVKFNIKPPFYKSNLAIFIYIIIFVFIIYYNVNRVNRLDNMVKKRTAQLRKEMQKSNELLNKVIDLERRKNNYFINLSHELRTPLNVIYTTEQLITEFNKSQGGIEREKLSQYMMVMDRNTKRLLRLINNLIDTTKIEYGKYKLDLKENDIVYVVEEATLSLKEYVENNGIELIIDPEVEEKYIVCDASEIERCIVNLVGNAAKFTPRGGKIIITIKEDNDNVIITVEDTGIGIDNKYHESIFNRFNQVVDANSEVKGGSGLGLTITKQIVELHNGKIYLESEINKGTKFTIIL, from the coding sequence ATGAAAAATAAATATATTGCAGGAATGATTTTATTTATAACTATATTAATATTAGGGGATGGATATAAAGTATATGGTTATGATGTACACTTTACAAAAATAAGCAATAAAGATGGCTTGTCTCAGTCAACAGCAGAAGTTATTATTCAAGATCAAAAAGGATACATGTGGATAGGTACTAATGATGGTCTTAACAAATATAATGGGTATGATTTTAAGATATATAGACATAATCAAAGGTCAAAAAGCAGTATAGCAAACAATTACATAGTAAGCCTTCAAGAAGATAGTAATGGAGATATATGGGTAGGAACAGCTAATGGGCTTAGTAAAATAGATATTAATACAGATAAGATAACTAACTATTTTAATGACAAAGAAAGTGGAAATTTATCTCACAATAACATAGGAGATATTCTTATGACTAAAGATGGAGATATAATAGTAGGAACATCAGATGGACTTAATCTATATAATTCTGAAGAAGATAAGTTTGAGCGAATTTTAGGAGGAAAAGAAGATTTAAGTAGCCAATATATACGTGAATTAGAAGAAGATGAGTATGGGAATATATGGATAGGAACAAAAAGTGGAGTAGATAAATTAAATACAAAGAATAAAAAAGTATATAAATATAGTATAGGTGAAGATGTAAATAAAACAATAAAAGATGACATATATGCTTTATTATATGATGATGGGTATATGTGGGTTGGAACTTTTAAAAACGGATTAAATAAAATTAATATAGAAACTAATGAGATAAAAAAATATACACATGATCAGAATAATAGCAAATCCATACCAAGTAACTTTATAAGAGAAGTGTATAAGGATAGCAATGATACATTATGGGTAGGAACAGATAGGGGACTTGCAAAAATAAATGAAGGTAAAGAATTTATTACATATAAAAATGAAAGTACCAACTATAATTCAGTATCTCAGGACAACGTTTTTGATATAATTGAAGATAAAAGTGGACTTATATGGGTTGGAACATATTCGGGCATAAGCATATTTGACCCTAAAAATAAGATAATTCATTATAAAAATAATCCTAATGACAAGAACTCATTAAGTGAAAATATAGTTCATGGTATATATGAAGATGAAGATGAATTATTATGGGTTGGTACAAACTCTAAAGGGATAAACATAATTAATAGAAAAAATGGAGATGTAAGTCATTTAAATAGAGAAAATACAAACTATACACTTAGTGATAATTCTATAAATGATATAACTGGAAAAGAAGACAAAATATATATAGGAACTAGAAGTGGTTTAAATATAATAGATAAGAATGATAATAGTATAATTGTATACGACAAATCCAATGGGCTAAAAGAAGATGATATAAGAACTGTATTTATAGACAGTAAAGATAACTTATGGGTGGGAACTCCAAATGGGATAAGTATAATAAACTTTAAGACTAATGATATAATCAATTTAGATGAAGTTCTAGAAAAGTCAGGAATAGAGTCTTTATTTGCTAAAGTTATATATGAAGATAAAAGTGGTGTATACTGGATAGGGTGTTTTATAGACAATGGTCTTATAAGTATAGATCCTAAATCAAAAGAAATAAAAAACTATAAATATGATAAAAATGATGAAAGTTCTATAAGTTCAAATACTATAAGAGATATAAATGAAGATATATATGGAGATTTATGGATAGGGACTAGTTATGGTTTAAATAAGCTAGATAAAGAAACGGGTAAATTTACTACTTATACAACCGAAGAGGGACTTTCAAATGATATCGTATATGGGATTTTAAATGATTATAAGGGAAATTTATGGTTAAGTACTAATTCAGGTTTATCAAGACTAAATATAAAGACAAAAAAAATTGAGAATTTTGGCATAACAGATGGATTACAAGGTGGAGAGTTTAATGGAAATGCTTTATATAAAAATAAGAAAGAAGAGTTAATATTTGGAGGAATAAATGGACTAAATATATTCCATCCATCTGATATAAATACTGAAAAATACACGCCTAAAGTTATGTTTGATAACTTTGAGATAAATGGCAAAAAATATAATGATATAAATAACATGGAATTTGAGCATGATGAAAATTTCATAAATATAACTTTGTTTTTACCTGATTATAGAAACACTAAGAATATACAGTATTATTATATGCTAGAAGGGACTAAAGAAGGATGGCGTAAAGTTGAATCTAATGATATAAATTATAGCAATTTAGATCCAGGAAATTACACATTAAGGGTAAAAGCAAGGAGCTATAATGGAACGATAACTAGTGAAAATCAAGTTAAGTTTAATATAAAACCCCCATTTTATAAAAGTAACTTAGCAATTTTTATATATATAATAATATTTGTATTTATAATTTATTATAATGTAAATCGAGTGAACCGCTTAGATAATATGGTAAAGAAGAGAACAGCTCAATTAAGAAAAGAGATGCAAAAAAGTAATGAGCTTTTAAATAAAGTAATAGACCTAGAAAGAAGAAAAAATAATTACTTTATAAATTTATCTCATGAACTACGAACGCCTCTTAATGTAATTTATACAACTGAACAACTTATAACAGAATTTAATAAATCTCAAGGTGGTATAGAACGAGAAAAATTATCTCAATATATGATGGTAATGGATAGAAATACCAAAAGATTATTAAGGCTAATAAATAATCTAATTGACACCACAAAGATAGAATATGGCAAATATAAATTAGACCTAAAAGAAAATGACATTGTATATGTGGTTGAAGAAGCCACATTATCATTAAAAGAGTATGTAGAAAACAATGGTATAGAGTTAATAATTGACCCAGAGGTTGAGGAAAAATATATCGTATGTGATGCTAGTGAAATTGAGAGATGTATAGTTAATTTAGTGGGAAATGCTGCTAAATTTACACCGAGGGGTGGAAAAATTATAATAACTATAAAAGAAGATAATGACAATGTAATAATTACTGTAGAAGATACAGGTATAGGTATAGATAATAAATACCATGAATCCATATTTAATAGATTTAATCAAGTTGTAGATGCAAACTCAGAAGTAAAAGGTGGAAGTGGATTGGGACTTACTATAACAAAACAGATAGTTGAACTTCACAATGGTAAGATATACTTAGAAAGTGAAATAAACAAGGGTACTAAGTTTACTATTATCTTATAA
- a CDS encoding HsmA family protein has translation MSTKLIMAITFITFALIFYTVGVFSERRANTLTKKHVIIFWLGLVCDTLGTTTMTSIASSGNLSISPVAESIHGITGLLAIVLMLFHAFWATYVLYKNNENQKKVFHKFSIVVWSIWLIPYFIGMFIGMMH, from the coding sequence ATGAGTACTAAACTGATAATGGCTATTACATTCATTACATTCGCACTTATATTTTACACTGTAGGTGTTTTTAGCGAAAGAAGAGCTAATACCTTAACTAAAAAACATGTTATAATATTTTGGTTAGGCCTTGTATGTGATACATTAGGTACAACTACAATGACTAGTATAGCTTCTAGCGGAAATTTATCTATCTCTCCTGTTGCAGAGAGTATACATGGGATAACAGGTTTACTTGCTATAGTTCTTATGCTATTTCATGCTTTTTGGGCAACTTATGTATTATATAAAAATAATGAAAACCAAAAGAAAGTATTCCATAAATTTAGTATAGTGGTTTGGTCTATATGGCTTATACCTTACTTTATTGGAATGTTTATCGGAATGATGCATTAG
- a CDS encoding MarR family winged helix-turn-helix transcriptional regulator has product MNSKYDCFKITLLLKELYSKTMYSIEDNFEEESLTYQQIIVIKIIAHNDDLTISDLCKKMSLAKGTVSGIVTRLEQSGYLEKFKKETDKRNTYLKFTDKGKSFAFEFRSKIQKSFDNTFRNCNNEDLHDLKLNLENILSKIKE; this is encoded by the coding sequence TTGAATTCAAAATATGACTGTTTTAAAATAACCTTGCTATTAAAAGAGCTCTACTCTAAGACAATGTATTCTATAGAAGACAATTTTGAAGAAGAAAGTTTGACTTATCAACAAATTATAGTAATTAAAATTATTGCTCACAATGATGATTTAACAATATCTGATCTTTGCAAAAAAATGTCTTTAGCAAAAGGTACTGTTTCAGGTATAGTTACTAGACTTGAACAGAGTGGATATTTGGAGAAATTTAAAAAGGAAACTGATAAACGAAATACTTATCTAAAATTTACTGATAAAGGAAAGTCTTTTGCTTTTGAGTTTCGATCTAAGATTCAAAAAAGTTTTGATAATACTTTTAGAAATTGTAATAATGAAGATTTACACGATCTTAAACTAAACTTAGAAAATATTTTATCTAAAATTAAGGAGTGA
- a CDS encoding asparaginase, with the protein MIGAVNTYRGSLVECSHNVHIAVVDSNNKLLKYYSNPEKIIYARSSVKPIQVIQVLESGACEKYNISDKEIALMCSSHSSEDYHVEGINSILKKSNLSEDNLKCGTKVPFNLDVYKNLIRSGKDITKKHHSCSGKHCGMLISAKANKENLDDYLELKHPVQQRILNNMSKICGCDKKDILIGIDGCGAPTHALKLKNLAYGFAQMANPTNIYVKSEYINRITKAMISYPEMVGGSDRFCTELMKACKGRIFGKMGSEGVYLLGDKKNGIGIAVKTEDGSDISTNCAVVETLDQLGLISKEEKEKLSKFHNPKLKNARGKIIGETKSEFKLR; encoded by the coding sequence GTGATAGGCGCAGTAAATACATATAGAGGAAGCCTAGTTGAGTGTAGCCATAATGTTCATATAGCTGTAGTCGATAGTAATAATAAGTTACTAAAGTATTATTCAAATCCAGAGAAAATTATATATGCAAGATCTAGTGTAAAACCAATACAGGTAATACAGGTTTTAGAGAGTGGAGCTTGTGAAAAATATAATATAAGTGATAAAGAAATAGCATTAATGTGCTCTTCTCACTCTAGTGAAGATTACCATGTAGAGGGGATAAATAGTATATTAAAAAAATCAAATCTTAGTGAAGATAATTTAAAGTGTGGAACTAAGGTACCATTTAACTTAGATGTATACAAGAATTTAATTAGGTCAGGAAAAGATATAACTAAAAAACATCACAGTTGTTCTGGAAAGCATTGTGGGATGTTGATTAGTGCTAAGGCTAATAAGGAAAATTTAGATGATTACTTAGAATTGAAACATCCGGTTCAGCAAAGAATATTAAATAATATGTCTAAGATATGTGGATGTGATAAGAAAGATATTTTAATTGGAATAGACGGATGTGGTGCTCCAACACATGCACTTAAATTAAAAAACTTAGCATATGGATTTGCACAAATGGCTAATCCAACAAATATATATGTAAAATCTGAATACATAAATAGAATAACTAAAGCTATGATTAGTTATCCCGAGATGGTAGGAGGAAGTGATAGATTTTGTACAGAATTAATGAAGGCATGCAAAGGAAGAATATTTGGGAAAATGGGATCTGAGGGTGTATATTTATTAGGAGATAAAAAAAATGGAATAGGTATAGCTGTTAAGACAGAAGATGGAAGTGATATATCCACCAACTGTGCAGTGGTAGAAACTTTAGATCAATTAGGTTTAATATCTAAAGAGGAAAAAGAAAAATTATCTAAGTTTCATAATCCAAAATTAAAAAATGCTAGAGGAAAAATTATTGGAGAAACAAAATCAGAGTTTAAACTTAGGTAA